A single region of the Salvia miltiorrhiza cultivar Shanhuang (shh) chromosome 8, IMPLAD_Smil_shh, whole genome shotgun sequence genome encodes:
- the LOC131000953 gene encoding probable receptor-like serine/threonine-protein kinase At4g34500, translating into MDDSGSSAGARIFTQKTPILGQRLFIVIIATVVLVLAAFVLILLFLRNRSSKRRRIGVNQSSGLLPLVCSKTGDDRGVDQRQVKCETNKVFVIGCVSQGLDAESESKESSTTQSEASSAVSASTDGLGSFGWGRWYSMRELQIATNQFSSQNVIGEGGYGIVYRGVLQDGSVIAVKNLLNNKGQAEKEFKVEVEAIGKVKHKNLVSLLGYCAEGAQRLLVYEYIDNGNLEQWLHGNVGPVSPLTWEIRMKIAIGTARGLAYLHEGLEPKVVHRDVKSSNILLDRKWNPKVSDFGLAKLLGPEKSYVTTRVMGTFGYVSPDYASTGMLNEGNDVYSFGVLLMEIITGRSPVDYSKPPGEMNLVDWFKGMVASRRSEEVTDPLMDVRPPPRTLKRILLLCLRCIDLDANKRPKMGQIVHMLEADEFPFRVEPRPVRDTAPLQPQVSSSKRAQLAN; encoded by the exons ATGGACGATTCCGGTAGCTCCGCCGGCGCCCGAATTTTCACCCAGAAAACCCCGATTCTCGGACAGAGGCTCTTCATCGTCATCATCGCCACCGTCGTGCTCGTGCTCGCTGCTTTCGTCCTGATTCTCCTGTTCCTCCGCAATCGGAGCTCGAAGCGGCGCCGCATTGGCGTCAACCAGAGCTCCGGACTTCTGCCGCTGGTTTGTAGTAAGACCGGCGATGACAGGGGGGTGGATCAGAGACAGGTGAAGTGTGAGACGAACAAGGTGTTTGTCATCGGGTGCGTTTCGCAGGGCTTGGATGCGGAGTCGGAGAGCAAGGAGTCGAGCACGACGCAGAGCGAGGCCTCGTCGGCAGTGTCGGCGTCGACCGACGGTTTGGGGAGCTTTGGGTGGGGGCGGTGGTATAGCATGAGAGAGCTGCAGATTGCGACGAATCAGTTTTCGAGTCAGAATGTGATTGGAGAAGGTGGTTATGGCATTGTTTATCGTGGGGTTTTGCAGGATGGCTCCGTGATTGCAGTGAAAAATCTTCTAAACAACAA GGGTCAGGCAGAGAAGGAGTTTAAGGTGGAGGTTGAAGCTATTGGGAAAGTAAAACACAAGAACCTTGTGAGTCTCTTAGGTTATTGTGCAGAAGGAGCTCAAAG GTTGCTGGTCTATGAGTACATTGACAATGGCAATTTGGAGCAGTGGTTACATGGCAATGTGGGGCCAGTCAGTCCTTTGACTTGGGAGATCCGGATGAAAATTGCCATTGGGACAGCCAGAGG ACTAGCATACTTGCATGAAGGATTAGAACCCAAAGTTGTCCATCGTGATGTGAAATCCAGCAACATTCTTCTAGACAGGAAATGGAACCCGAAAGTATCAGACTTTGGACTTGCCAAGTTATTGGGACCTGAGAAAAGTTACGTGACTACACGAGTGATGGGAACATTCGG ATATGTGTCCCCTGACTATGCAAGTACTGGTATGCTCAATGAGGGGAACGACGTATACAGCTTTGGAGTTCTACTCATGGAAATAATAACGGGCAGGAGCCCAGTAGACTATTCCAAACCACCAGGAGAG ATGAACTTGGTAGATTGGTTCAAAGGAATGGTAGCAAGTCGGCGTAGTGAAGAGGTTACAGACCCACTGATGGATGTTCGTCCTCCCCCAAGAACTCTCAAGAGAATACTACTGCTTTGCCTCCGATGTATAGACTTGGATGCCAACAAACGTCCTAAGATGGGTCAGATTGTTCACATGCTTGAGGCCGATGAATTTCCTTTCCGCGTG GAACCTCGTCCGGTTCGTGATACAGCGCCTCTGCAGCCTCAAGTATCTAGCAGCAAGAGAGCTCAATTAGCAAACTAG
- the LOC130998072 gene encoding leucine-rich repeat receptor-like protein kinase TDR translates to MHLDISSANLSGDLPPELGRLAKLEMLFLFKNNLSGIDPDSLGSVAVVARTRFILQQSLRRNPTDLSALKALTRLSLMNNNLTGEIPQGIGELPDLKILSLWNNSFSGILPQSLGYHSRLEWLDVSSNSLTGAIPQKLCCGGALGEAATVFKPICWGDPFVFSQMRGVIACENPRQPRGRGVLEFRQRDHRDGICGDGVQGRDGRR, encoded by the coding sequence ATGCATCTGGACATTTCCTCCGCCAATCTCTCAGGCGATCTCCCGCCGGAGCTCGGGAGATTGGCAAAACTGGAGATGCTATTTCTCTTCAAGAACAACCTCTCCGGGATCGATCCCGACAGCCTGGGGTCAGTTGCAGTCGTTGCGAGAACTAGATTTATCCTCCAACAATCTCTCCGGCGAAATCCCACCGATTTATCGGCACTGAAAGCCCTAACCAGATTATCCTTGATGAACAACAATTTAACGGGAGAAATTCCGCAAGGAATCGGCGAGCTCCCCGATTTGAAAATCTTGTCTCTATGGAACAATTCGTTTTCAGGAATTTTACCACAGAGTTTAGGTTACCATTCGCGATTGGAATGGCTCGACGTCTCCTCGAACTCGCTCACCGGCGCGATCCCTCAGAAGCTCTGCTGCGGCGGCGCGCTTGGCGAAGCTGCTACTGTTTTCAAACCGATTTGTTGGGGAGATCCCTTCGTCTTTAGCCAAATGCGAGGCGTTATAGCATGTGAGAATCCAAGGCAACCGCGAGGTCGCGGAGTGCTTGAATTCCGGCAGCGAGATCATCGGGATGGGATCTGCGGGGACGGTGTACAAGGCAGAGATGGGCGGCGGTGA